The Peribacillus sp. FSL E2-0218 genome contains a region encoding:
- a CDS encoding PIG-L deacetylase family protein — MKKILLVTAHPDDAEISMGGTIRKLLNQGHHIINMIFSIPSNIEVRKQEAILSAREFGYEVRFSEHCEGNNVEDIPLHKLIKELDDIIEKVDPDEVYTHWMKDSHQDHQKLSKVVRSCFRKKQFTIYEFEQINQNNNIAANQFHPNIYSDITEFMEDKKRMITIFQSQLTGYMGHYLVNAEHIGSWRGSQVNSKYAETFLLIFSKEVL, encoded by the coding sequence ATGAAAAAAATATTGCTAGTAACAGCACACCCGGATGATGCGGAAATTAGTATGGGAGGCACCATTCGTAAGCTGTTGAACCAAGGACATCACATTATCAACATGATATTTTCCATCCCCTCGAATATCGAGGTAAGGAAACAAGAGGCAATACTGTCAGCAAGGGAATTCGGTTATGAGGTACGGTTTTCCGAGCATTGCGAGGGTAATAACGTTGAAGATATCCCTCTTCATAAATTAATAAAAGAACTCGACGATATCATCGAAAAGGTGGATCCAGACGAAGTATACACACATTGGATGAAGGACAGTCATCAAGATCATCAAAAGCTTTCAAAGGTGGTAAGAAGCTGTTTCAGGAAAAAACAATTCACCATATATGAATTCGAACAAATCAACCAGAATAATAACATCGCTGCCAATCAATTTCACCCGAATATTTATAGTGATATTACGGAATTCATGGAAGATAAAAAACGTATGATCACCATATTCCAATCACAGCTTACCGGTTATATGGGGCATTATTTAGTGAATGCGGAGCATATCGGCAGTTGGAGGGGGTCCCAAGTGAATAGTAAATACGCGGAGACCTTCCTATTAATCTTTTCAAAAGAGGTTTTATAG
- a CDS encoding Gfo/Idh/MocA family oxidoreductase: protein MAVKNRIGVVGSGAISCAMIDAINESSNGELTGIWGRRVHFAKELAKGKGIAKVYGSLNEVLEDDELDTVYIATPNASHYDHALAAIGHGKNVIVEKTAFMTTDQANRVFDAAEKQNVFVFEAVRTIYEPNFQIVKNAIEKLGKIHGATLKYQNYSKQYSALLKGERAPLFDENHGGGTLRTIGIYPIYAAIQLFGVPVKSYYFKQPIVKNIDLGGTCIFEYEDFKITMLISKINLTNDTISEIYGENGTLRFHSLYDIRTISYRSITNDMEETISEPISDNSLLYEMNQFSEFILMKNVAAYMEKKKMTLQAISIIEQALNGGT, encoded by the coding sequence ATGGCGGTTAAAAATAGGATTGGGGTGGTGGGGTCAGGCGCAATAAGCTGTGCCATGATCGATGCCATTAATGAAAGTTCAAATGGAGAGTTGACGGGAATATGGGGGAGGAGAGTTCATTTTGCCAAGGAGCTTGCAAAAGGAAAAGGAATTGCTAAAGTTTATGGGTCCCTGAATGAAGTGCTTGAAGATGATGAGTTGGATACTGTGTATATAGCCACTCCAAATGCTTCCCATTATGATCATGCGCTAGCAGCCATTGGGCATGGAAAGAACGTCATTGTGGAGAAGACGGCGTTCATGACAACCGATCAGGCCAATCGGGTTTTCGATGCTGCAGAAAAACAAAATGTTTTTGTGTTTGAGGCAGTAAGAACGATTTATGAACCCAACTTTCAAATTGTAAAGAATGCTATTGAAAAGTTAGGGAAAATCCATGGAGCAACCCTAAAATACCAAAACTACTCCAAGCAGTATTCGGCCTTATTAAAGGGAGAGAGAGCTCCACTTTTTGATGAAAATCATGGTGGCGGGACATTGAGGACAATTGGAATTTACCCTATTTATGCGGCAATCCAATTATTTGGTGTTCCCGTTAAAAGTTATTATTTTAAACAGCCGATCGTAAAAAATATCGATTTAGGCGGTACGTGCATTTTTGAATATGAAGATTTTAAAATAACGATGTTGATTTCAAAAATTAACTTAACGAATGATACAATATCGGAAATTTATGGAGAGAACGGAACCTTGCGTTTTCACTCGTTGTACGATATCCGCACAATAAGTTATCGCAGTATCACTAATGACATGGAAGAAACGATAAGTGAGCCCATCAGTGATAATAGTTTGCTTTATGAAATGAATCAATTTTCGGAATTCATTTTAATGAAAAATGTAGCCGCCTACATGGAAAAAAAGAAGATGACGCTTCAAGCGATATCCATTATTGAACAAGCTTTAAATGGAGGAACATGA